TGAAGCGCACCGTATCGACCAGCACGTCGCAATCCGCTGCCGCGTCCACCTCGAGTTTCAGCGCCAGACCTTTGGCGCGCGCCATGCCGGCAAACACCTGCACGACGGAATGGGCCAGCCGGCGCGGATTCGCGGGCTCGGGCAGCAGCTGCAGTTTGCCGCAGCCCATTCTTTCCAGGTCGAGGATATCGCCGACCAGACGCAGCAGGGCCTGGGCCGCTCCATGCGCCACCCGAAGATGATCCTGTACGTCATGGCCGGCGGCCGCGTCGCGCAAACCCAGTTCCAGCATGCCGACGATCGCATTCAAGGGCGTGCGGATCTCGTGACTCGCCGTTGCGACAAAATCGCTTTTCGCGCGATGTGCCGTTTCCAGCGCGCGTTGCGCGCGGCGCCGCTTGGAGAGTTGCCGACGGAGATATGCGTTCCACCCGGCAAGCAGCGCCGCAGCCAGGGCAGTCACGCCCAGTACCGGATCCAGCAACCGCCACTGATCTTCCAATAGGACGTTGATCATGGAGGTCGAGGCGAGCTGCGTCCGCTCGGCGTGCGCAGCGACGCCGACCATGAGCGGCAGCACTGCGGCGAACCTTATCGCGGCGGCGCGCATGTGCGGCCGCATGCTAGACCAGGCCGTTGCGCCGGGCTATGTCCGTCAATTCGAGCAGCGTGGCGGCGTTCAGCTTTTCCTGCAGCCGGCTCTTGTAGGTGCTGACCGTCTTCTCGCTGAGCATCAGCGTCGCGGCGATGGTCTTGTTCAGTGCGCCGCGCGCCAGATGCTGCAGGACCACCAGCTCGCGGTCCGACAACTGTTCGATCAGCGCCGCCTCGCTCATGGCCGCGCCCCGTTCGCCACAGGGATGCAATGCGACGCTGGGGAAATAGGTATTCCCGCGCAGGACGGCCTTTGCCGCCCCGACCAGTTCCTGCAGTTCCTTGCCCTTGTAAACGAATCCCGTGGCGCCGGCGTGAAGGCAGCGCGCCGCCAGATGTTCCGGATTCTGTGCACTGAGCACGACGATGCCGGGCTTGTGTCCGCGGCCGTCCGCGCGCAGCCGGTTGATCACCATCAGGCCATCCATCTTCGGAATGCCGATGTCCAGAATGATCAAATCCGGACGATGCTGGCGCGCCGCGCTCAACGCGTCCACGCCGGTGGCGGCCTCGGCCACGACTTCCCAGCCATTCTGCTCCAGTACGGTCCTGACCGCGAAACGGATCATGGGGTGATCGTCGACGATCACTACGGTGCCTACTCTTTGCACATGAACCTCATCGTTCGACCGCGTGCGTCGTGCCGCTTGAACGGCCCTCAGGGGAGGGGCGGGCGGCCAGCGTACAGGGCATGGAACCCGCCGCGATCGCATGTTGCGACGCGGCACTTGCGCTGACGCGGATTGGGAGGCGATATCGGAATATGCCTCCGGGGAAAGCGCGGCAAGTATAAGTAGCTCGCTCTCGTCCTGGCGCGTCCGGACGCCATGGCCCGTTGCAGAACGGCTACTTATTGCGACTGGTTGCAAAGCGCATGCCGAGAAAACAAAAAGCCACGGCCGAGGCCGTGGCGAAAACAAGCACGTGTGGTTGCCCTTCATCGACGTATGTTTCGGCCGCCGATGCCTGGCATATGCAACCCTAGCATTAGCCTAAGGAATAGGTACGGACCAATGTTTCGAAAGAAAACGAAAAATCATCGCAAAATGAGGGCATATTGCGCCTTCGATCGCTTGACAACATCATGGTGACAGCGGAGCCTACGCGCTGCGTATCTCTCAGCGCGATCGCGGGCCTGTGCCGTCCGCGCGCCGACGAAGCCGTCAAGAGGGGAGTTGCCTTGATTCTCCTCGCTGCCGCACGCGTGCTATAGATGCGCGACGCCGTAAGGGGAGTGTATGGAACTCTATATGACGATGGGAGAGGGGTATCGGCTGACGCTCGATGTGGAGCAGTCCATATCGGGCGACTACGGCTGGTATATCTACCTCGCCCTGTCCAAGGAGCAAGGCAAGGGCACGCTGGTCGCCAGCGATACTGTTTGTGAATCCGCATCTGAAGCGGCAGCCGCCGGCATGCGTGCCCTGGAGCGATACAAGCTGGAACAACCGATCTCGGTCATTACCCCCCGCAGCACGGCCATGTGCTAGGCCGCACATCCCGTTGTTCCCGCCAATCCCGAACCGCTTTCCTCTCTGCGCTCACGCCAGGCTGCCGTGCGTCAGCAGGTGGCGGCGTACACCGCCTTGGCGTTCCAGCATCCAGCCGGGATATTCGGGCGGCAGCGCGCTCACTCGATCGAGCGCCGCCAACTCGTCATCGGTAAGCCGCACCGCGGTTGCGTTGATGTTGTCCTGCAGCTGTTCGATCCGCTTGGCGCCGACGATGACGGTGGTGACGGCGGGCTGGTGCAACAGCCACGCCAGCGCAATCTGCGCCACGGACACGCCTCGCGCTTCGGCAATGGCGCGCATCGCGTCCACGCAATCGAACGCGCGCTCGCGATTGACCGGCGGGAAGTCGAACGTCGTACGACGGCTGCCGGCTTGGGCTTCGCCCTTCCGGTCGTACTTACCGCTCAACAGCCCGCCCGCAAGGGGGCTCCACACCATCAACCCCACGCCTTCGCTGCGCAGCAGCGGCACGATCTCGCGCTCCAGGTCCCGGCCGGCGATGGTGTAGTAGGCCTGCAGCGACTCGAACCGCGCCAGACCGAGCCGTTCCGAGATACCCAATGCTTTCATAATCTGCCAGGCGGCCCAGTTCGACACGCCGATGTAGCGCACGTGCCCGTGCTGGACCAGCGTATCGAGCGCCCGCAAGGTCTCCTCGATCGGAGTGGCCGGGTCGAAGCCGTGCACCTGGTACAGGTCCAGGTGGTCCAGTTGCAGCCTCGTCAGCGAGGCCTGGACGCTTTCCAGAATGTGGAAACGTGACAAGCCGCGCGAGTTCACGCCCCGCGTGCCGGTTTCTCCAAAAACCTTGGAAGCGACGACGACGTTCTCGCGCGGCACCTTCAAGTTGCGCAGCGCCTGTCCGGTCAGGCTTTCCGAGCGCCCGTCGGCGTAGACGTTCGCGGTGTCGATGAAGTTGATGCCGGCATCCAGGGCGGCGCCGATCAGGCGATCCACTTCGTTCTGGGCGAGATTGCCGATCTGCCCCCAAATGGTGCCGCCCTCGCCGCCGAACGTCATGGTGCCCAGGCACAGCTCGGACACGAACAGGCCGGTATTGCCGAGTTTTTTGTAGCGCATGAGAATGCTCCTGACGGGTGGTGAATTCGCCGCTGCGGGCAAGCCGTGCGGCCTGGCATGGCAGCAAGTATGCGTCCGCGCCACGCCCCCCAAGCTGCTCGATCCTGCTGAATTCATGCCTAATCCTCCAGGCGTTGGGGGTTCCCGCCAAAGGGCATCTTGCGGACAGCCCATCCGGCGGTATGCTCCCATTGCACAAAATTCCACGGCGCTGCGGCTGTCCCGCGGCCTTGGCCAGTTACGGTGAACCATGGGTTTGAACGACGATACGGATTCGCTTTTCGAGCGCCGCGGCGCCCCCGGCGACGCGCCCTGTTCGCAGCCGCCCACCAGCTTCCCCGCCGCGGTGGCGCCCGTTTCCGGGCCGCGGCAGGAACTGGTCGAACGCTTGTCCAGGCTGACGGGCAGCCTGGAAGGGTCGATGCACACCGCGGTCCCTGGGCTGCATCTGCACCGCATCACATGCAGCGACGGGCCGCATCATGCCGTGCAGCTGCCGGTCTTCGCCGTCATCGCCCAAGGCTCAAAGCAGTTGCTGGTCGGCAACGAGGTCTACCGCTACGATCCGCTGCATTACATGGTGTCGTCCGTCGAGCTGCCGGTGGCGGGCAAGGTCGCCGTGGGCAGTGCCTCCGAGCCCTATCTGGGCCTGCGGCTGGACCTGGACGTCGACGAGATCCACGCGCTGATCAGCGATATCGACGTTCCCGGCCCGCTGCAGGCCGAACCGACGCGCGGCCTGTACGTGAACCCGTTGAACGACACGCTGCTCGATGGCGTGCTGCGCCTCTTGCGTCTGCTGGAGACGCCGCGGGACATCCCTGTGCTGGCGCCCATGGTCAAGCGCGAGATCCTGTATCGCCTGCTGGTGAACGGGCAAGGGGGCGTATTGCGGCAGCTGGTGATGAAGGACAGTCATACGCAGCGGATTGCGCGGGCCATCCAGCTTCTGCGCGAGCACTACTCGCGGCCGCTGCGGATCGAGGAGCTGGCGCGGCAGGCGCATATGAGCCCGTCTTCGTTCCATCACCATTTCAAGGCGGTGACGGCCATGAGCCCGCTGCAATTCCAGAAGCAGCTGAGGCTGCAGGAAGCGCGCCGCCTGATGTTCATGAGCGACGCCGACGTGGCTGTGGTGGCGCACCAGGTGGGTTACGAAAGCCCGTCGCAGTTCAGCCGCGAATACAGCCGTTTGTTCGGTACCGCACCCCTGCGCGACAAGCGCCGGTGGCTGCGGACGTCCGCCGCGCATTAGCGCGGGGTGCGGCGCGCTACTTCACGCGCTGCTTTTCCAGCTTGCGCGCGAGCGTGCGGCGGTGCATGCCCAGCCGCCGGGCGGTCTCGGAAATATTGAATCCGGTGGCCGCGAGCGTTTCGTGGATCCGCTCCCATTCCAGCGTCTTGATCGACGTCGGCCGGTCGCTCAGCTCGACGTCGATGTCGCCGCCGTCGCGGCCGAAGGCCAGTTCGATGTCGTCGGTGTTCGAAGGCTTGGCGAGATAGTGCCGCGCCCCCAGCTTGATGGCTTCGACCGCTGTCGCGATGCTGGCGTAACCGGTCAGGACGACGATGATGGTGTCCGGATGCTGCGCATGCAGCGCCTGCACGCACGCAAGCCCCGAGGCTTCGCCCTTGAGCTTCAAGTCGACGACCGCATAGTTAGGCTTGTGTTCGGGCAGCAGCGCCATCACGCCGTCCAGGCCGGTCGCATGCAGGACCCGGTAACCTCGGCGTTCGAACGAACGGCCCAGCGTCCGCGCGAAGGCCTCGTCATCTTCCACGATCAAAAGCAGGCGGTCGCTTGCGTCGTTGTCGCGGGGCCGGGCGGCGGGGCTCGATGCTGGGGCATCCCCGCCGCTGGGGCCGCTGGGCGGCATATCGGACTCAACTGGCGGCGGCATGGTCTTTGTCTTCCTCCAGGGTAAGCGCGGACAGCGGAAGCCGCAGGGTGACGCGCGCCCCGCCTTCCGGCCGGTTTTCCGCGTTCACCTGTCCGCCGAGCGTGCGAGCCACGTTCACGACCAGGAACAGCCCCAGTCCGCCGCCGGGACGCCCCTTGCTGGACTGATACGGCTTGCCGAAGCGCGACAGCATCTGCGGGGCGAAGCCGGGCCCGTCGTCCACGATGTCCACCACCAGGGCGTCGCCTTCGTCTTCGTGCGCGGCGCGCAGTTCGACCCGGGATCGCGCGGCTTCCCAGGCGTTGTCCAGGACATTGCAGATCATCTGCTTGAGCGCGGTGTCCGACACGATGCGCCGGTCCATCCCGAATTCGTTGTCATAGCGCAGGCGTTCGCCGGCGCCCCGACTGGCGCGCCAATCCTTCACCAGATCGTCCAGGAAGGTGTTGACGGTAGTTTCCGCGGGCGCTTCGCCGCGCGCTTCGCCCGCGGAAAGCAGGATGCTGCCGACGATGGACTTGCAGCGCGCCACCGCGCTTTGCATTTCGGATATCTCTTCGAGCAATTGCGGATCGCCGCGGAACGGCTTCATGTGGCGCCAGTCGCCCAGGATGACCGCCATGGTGGCCAGCGGCGTGCCCAGCTCG
The sequence above is a segment of the Bordetella genomosp. 9 genome. Coding sequences within it:
- a CDS encoding response regulator transcription factor; translated protein: MQRVGTVVIVDDHPMIRFAVRTVLEQNGWEVVAEAATGVDALSAARQHRPDLIILDIGIPKMDGLMVINRLRADGRGHKPGIVVLSAQNPEHLAARCLHAGATGFVYKGKELQELVGAAKAVLRGNTYFPSVALHPCGERGAAMSEAALIEQLSDRELVVLQHLARGALNKTIAATLMLSEKTVSTYKSRLQEKLNAATLLELTDIARRNGLV
- a CDS encoding aldo/keto reductase codes for the protein MRYKKLGNTGLFVSELCLGTMTFGGEGGTIWGQIGNLAQNEVDRLIGAALDAGINFIDTANVYADGRSESLTGQALRNLKVPRENVVVASKVFGETGTRGVNSRGLSRFHILESVQASLTRLQLDHLDLYQVHGFDPATPIEETLRALDTLVQHGHVRYIGVSNWAAWQIMKALGISERLGLARFESLQAYYTIAGRDLEREIVPLLRSEGVGLMVWSPLAGGLLSGKYDRKGEAQAGSRRTTFDFPPVNRERAFDCVDAMRAIAEARGVSVAQIALAWLLHQPAVTTVIVGAKRIEQLQDNINATAVRLTDDELAALDRVSALPPEYPGWMLERQGGVRRHLLTHGSLA
- a CDS encoding AraC family transcriptional regulator; the protein is MGLNDDTDSLFERRGAPGDAPCSQPPTSFPAAVAPVSGPRQELVERLSRLTGSLEGSMHTAVPGLHLHRITCSDGPHHAVQLPVFAVIAQGSKQLLVGNEVYRYDPLHYMVSSVELPVAGKVAVGSASEPYLGLRLDLDVDEIHALISDIDVPGPLQAEPTRGLYVNPLNDTLLDGVLRLLRLLETPRDIPVLAPMVKREILYRLLVNGQGGVLRQLVMKDSHTQRIARAIQLLREHYSRPLRIEELARQAHMSPSSFHHHFKAVTAMSPLQFQKQLRLQEARRLMFMSDADVAVVAHQVGYESPSQFSREYSRLFGTAPLRDKRRWLRTSAAH
- a CDS encoding response regulator transcription factor, whose translation is MPPPVESDMPPSGPSGGDAPASSPAARPRDNDASDRLLLIVEDDEAFARTLGRSFERRGYRVLHATGLDGVMALLPEHKPNYAVVDLKLKGEASGLACVQALHAQHPDTIIVVLTGYASIATAVEAIKLGARHYLAKPSNTDDIELAFGRDGGDIDVELSDRPTSIKTLEWERIHETLAATGFNISETARRLGMHRRTLARKLEKQRVK
- a CDS encoding ATP-binding protein; translation: MRGKYDTTGHKNMHQLIQLRWIAVLGQVATIYVVSMGFGVPLPLNYMLPVLGGLIAFNIVGMLRLRLAPEVTNSELLVAMLVDVGMLTAQLYLSGGATNPFVFLYLVQVTLGAVLLKPWSTWTLVMVTLLCFMFLAAAGRPLTLPLDHGNGLASLYVQGMLICFALNASLLVVFITRVHGNLRARDAHLADLRQRAAEEEHIVRMGLLASGAAHELGTPLATMAVILGDWRHMKPFRGDPQLLEEISEMQSAVARCKSIVGSILLSAGEARGEAPAETTVNTFLDDLVKDWRASRGAGERLRYDNEFGMDRRIVSDTALKQMICNVLDNAWEAARSRVELRAAHEDEGDALVVDIVDDGPGFAPQMLSRFGKPYQSSKGRPGGGLGLFLVVNVARTLGGQVNAENRPEGGARVTLRLPLSALTLEEDKDHAAAS